A stretch of Lathyrus oleraceus cultivar Zhongwan6 chromosome 6, CAAS_Psat_ZW6_1.0, whole genome shotgun sequence DNA encodes these proteins:
- the LOC127098611 gene encoding nuclear pore complex protein NUP214 isoform X2: protein MTAVKIEEFEGDVVPTTDHFFVKIGEPVPLNSDDSNFDLQTPPSQPLSLSERFRLTFVAHSSGFYVVKTKDLIDSAKGSGSSVEELSLVDVPIGRVRILAVSTDNSLLAAAVAGDIRFYSVDSFLNKEVKLSFSCSLNDSAFVKDMRWTTSSKSSYVVLSNTGQLYHGEAGFPLKHVIDSVEAVDWCVKGTLVAVARKNVLSILSTKFEEKVSIPLPFRSWIGDSEENVSVKVDSVKCVRPDSIIIGCFQLTEDGQEENYLIQVISSKLGEISDDCSELVVQSFYDNYPLLVDDIVSPGSGPYLLLAYLEQCQLVINANMKNTDNHISLLGWSEDDDKSEAAIVDKLEIDRSKWIPKIELQANEDDNLLLGLCIDKVSIYQKVGIQLGANEEKTELSPYCVLMCLTLDGKLVLFHVASLAGGKVSPEVDSTEHDEKDAPVKLPVDESSIFSHGLQKKEHELGQDVEVRPFAEGYTEYPEVGSATSVQSLKSDVLQRVLSVDVKQVNDNHDNSSRDSQRASHLLPGGTFSFSKNSNVTSVSGSSYVDGSGYQNKKYTMGATNANTPNVPGSIGGKPFFVKDANVESPATYSAANVPGSTGGKPFHVKDVNVESPGVYSASRPVQSGGQLTSVGAESSHLSLLGNSTTGKSSIRKFHPSDEQHVNSSKPGISSSDLSKQFGNINEMTKELDLLLKSVEEAGGFRDACTRSLQSSIEEVERNMDTLSKQCKIRMGQVDQHLEEVHYLLNNTIQVVARKVYLEDIYKQACDSRYWDLWNRQKLNSELELKRQHILSLNQDLTNQLVELERHFNALELNKFSQYGGHHIGRGASQNRYGPSRHIQSLHSLQNAIRSQLVAAESLSECLSKQMTTLSLRSPTEEQKNVKELFETIGIPYDASFGSPDTKVLMKTPSSKKLLFSDLTSSKEKSKRVQGSYMKSCEPETARRRRDSLDQSWTCSEPPKTIIKRMLLQDLQKPKWKESPFSKEKIKASMPVQSAPHQMNARIPSGFLDSHPALKDVSEHSKAFMQDGDLKAHFRVSDSKSHVLQRSNISAVPPRPAFPLSPTIVHGHATESREFAAEKLNVKKFDSSSNSESKPFSLTEMPQKFSISTRSTTETPSSLFKSSAVPITNSTMATGTSFTTGDKLSSAFTPESWKKNIPFSESHSSSISATSNTVGKVSGFNFDKSWPENNVPAVPKFSSSRDSLSPPTIKTPSVSSASLSVSSLALPTAAVSATLSNTMTSSNFSIDSNHMSTSSASNSLHLSNQVPKQTLSPLPNPLSLNSTLESPKSEIQPSAVPDLKTNSDVAAKVATQLNEPLNGQSEMKLGSSRNFSPTNEQPAKNITSSDINIASVSQSERPSDAPLQLSTSFLTSASVSSGKNGGLDFGLSQEDEMEEEAPETSNSTELSLGSLGGFGIGSTPNPSVPKSNPFGGSFNNVSTSLSSSTNPLSVPSGELFRPASFTFPSTPASAPALSTNSGAFSGGFGVGATVPAQAPSPFGQPAQVGSGQQVLGSVLGSFGQSRQLGSALPGSGFASPPGFGGGFAASNNTGGFSNAAVGGGFAGRTSAGGGFAAIASTGGGFASVTSTGSGFGGFAGAAPAGGGFAGAAPAGGGFAGAAPAGGGFAGAAPAGGGFAGAAPAGGGFGAAATSTGGFAGAGSGGGFGAFNSQGSGGFSAFSNAGGNKPPELFTQMRK from the exons ATGACGGCCGTCAAGATCGAAGAGTTCGAAGGAGACGTAGTTCCAACTACCGACCACTTCTTCGTCAAGATTGGAGAACCTGTTCCTTTGAACTCCGATGACTCTAACTTTGATCTCCAAACTCCACCTTCTCAACCTCTCTCACTCTCCGAACGCTTTCGTCTCACTTTTGTTGCTCATTCTTCCG GTTTTTATGTTGTGAAGACGAAAGACCTTATTGATTCTGCTAAAGGAAGTGGCTCTTCCGTGGAAGAGTTGAGTcttgttgatgttcctattggTAGAGTTCGTATATTGGCTGTTTCTACTGATAATTCATTGCTTGCTGCTGCTGTTGCCGGTGATATTAGGTTTTACTCTGTTGATAGCTTTCTCAATAAG GAAGTGAAGCTATCCTTTTCCTGTTCACTCAATGATTCAGCCTTTGTCAAGGACATGCGATGGACAACATCATCAAAAAGTTCTTATGTTGTTCTTTCAAATACTGGGCAATTATACCATGGCGAGGCTGGTTTTCCTCTTAAACACGTGATAGACAGTGTTGAAGCTG TTGATTGGTGTGTAAAAGGGACACTAGTTGCCGTGGCTAGAAAAAATGTTCTGAGCATTTTATCCACTAAGTTTGAAGAAAAGGTTTCAATTCCACTACCCTTCAGATCTTGGATTGGCGACTCTGAGGAAAATGTCAGTGTAAAAG TTGATTCTGTCAAGTGTGTTCGACCGGACTCCATTATAATTGGATGCTTTCAACTTACTGAAGATGGACAGGAGGAAAATTATCTTATCCAAGTTATTAGCAGCAAGCTTGGTGAAATTTCTGAT GATTGTTCTGAATTAGTTGTCCAATCATTCTATGATAATTACCCACTACTTGTTGATGATATTGTATCCCCTGGAAGTGGGCCCTACCTTTTATTGGCTTATTTAGAACAATG CCAACTTGTGATCAATGCCAACATGAAGAATACAGATAACCACATTAGCTTGCTTGGTTGGTCAGAAGATGATGATAAGAGTGAAGCAGCAATTGTTGATAAACTTGAAATTGACCGATCAAAGTGGATTCCAAAAATTGAGCTTCAAG CAAATGAAGATGATAATCTTCTCTTGGGATTATGTATTGATAAAGTTTCAATATATCAAAAAGTTGGAATTCAACTTGGTGCAAATGAGGAAAAAACTGAGCTCTCACCTTATTGTGTTCTTATGTGTCTCACACTGGATGGGAAACTTGTTTTGTTTCATGTTGCCAG TCTTGCAGGAGGTAAAGTTTCACCTGAGGTTGATTCTACTGAGCATGATGAGAAAGACGCTCCTGTAAAGCTACCTGTTGATGAAAGCTCCATCTTTTCTCATGGATTGCAGAAAAAGGAACATGAATTGGGTCAG GATGTTGAAGTTAGGCCTTTTGCTGAAGGTTATACTGAGTACCCTGAAGTGGGATCAGCAACAAGTGTACAGTCTTTGAAGTCTGATGTGCTGCAAAGGGTTCTAAGTGTAGATGTGAAGCAAGTTAATGATAATCACGATAATAGTTCACGAGACTCGCAAAGAGCTTCTCATCTATTGCCTGGTGGAACATTTTCGTTCTCCAAAAACTCTAATGTGACTTCAGTTTCAGGTTCAAGTTATGTTGATGGTAGTGGttatcaaaataaaaaatataccATGGGTGCTACAAATGCCAACACTCCAAACGTTCCTGGTAGCATAGGTGGAAAGCCTTTTTTTGTAAAGGATGCAAATGTTGAATCTCCTGCTACCTATTCTGCTGCAAATGTTCCTGGTAGCACTGGTGGAAAGCCTTTTCATGTAAAGGATGTGAATGTTGAATCTCCTGGCGTCTACTCTGCCAGTAGGCCTGTTCAGAGTGGTGGACAACTAACTTCCGTAGGAGCAGAAAGTTCACATTTGTCATTACTCGGAAACTCTACAACTGGAAAGTCATCTATACGAAAGTTTCATCCTTCTGATGAGCAGCATGTAAATTCATCCAAGCCTGGGATTTCAAGTTCTGATTTGTCAAAGCAGTTTGGCAAT ATTAATGAGATGACCAAAGAACTGGATCTGCTTTTAAAGTCAGTAGAAGAGGCTGGAGGCTTTAGAGATGCTTGCACCAGGTCGCTACAAAGTTCAATTGAGGAAGTGGAGCGCAACATGGACACTCTATCTAAACAATGCAAAATACGGATG GGCCAAGTGGATCAACATCTTGAGGAGGTTCATTATCTTCTTAACAATACAATACAAG TCGTGGCAAGAAAAGTATACTTGGAAGACATATATAAGCAAGCCTGTGATAGCCGATATTGGGACCTATGGAATAGGCAAAAGTTGAATTCAGAACTAGAGCTAAAGCGACAGCATATACTGAGTCTGAATCAG GATTTAACTAATCAGTTAGTTGAATTGGAGAGACATTTCAATGCCCTTGAACTGAACAAATTCAGTCAATATGGTGGCCATCACATTGGTCGCGGAGCTTCACAAAATAGATATGGACCTTCAAG GCACATTCAGTCACTGCATAGTTTACAGAATGCAATCAGGTCGCAACTTGTAGCTGCAGAGAGTCTCTCTGAATGCCTTTCAAAACAGATGACTACATTGAGTTTAAGGTCCCCAACTGAGGAGCAAAAGAATGTGAAAGAGCTCTTTGAAACAATAGGAATTCCCTATGACGCTTCTTTTGGCTCTCCAGATACAAAAGTTCTTATGAAGACTCCTTCTAGTAAGAAGCTCTTGTTTTCTGATTTGACTAGTAGTAAAGAAAAATCCAAGAGAGTTCAAGGCAGTTATATGAAGAGTTGTGAACCAGAAACAGCTAGGAGGAGGAGAGACTCACTTGACCAG AGTTGGACCTGTTCTGAACCTCCTAAAACTATCATCAAAAGGATGCTGCTGCAAGACCTCCAGAAACCGAAGTGGAAAGAATCACcattttcaaaagaaaaaattaaagCTTCCATGCCAGTGCAATCCGCTCCTCATCAAATGAATGCCAGAATTCCCTCAG GCTTTCTGGATTCCCATCCAGCACTTAAAGACGTGTCAGAACACTCAAAGGCATTTATGCAGGATGGCGACCTCAAAGCACACTTTAGAGTTTCAGATTCCAAGTCTCATGTTTTGCAAAGAAGTAATATCTCTGCAGTTCCCCCACGTCCTGCATTCCCCTTGTCACCTACAATTGTGCATGGTCATGCTACAGAATCGAGAGAATTTGCTGCCGAAAAATTGAATGTTAAAAAATTTGATTCAAGTTCGAATAGTGAGAGCAAGCCTTTTTCACTCACGGAAATGCCCCAAAAGTTCTCAATATCTACCCGCTCAACCACAGAAACACCTTCATCTTTGTTTAAATCAAGTGCAGTGCCCATTACAAACAGTACAATGGCTACGGGTACAAGTTTCACAACGGGAGACAAACTTTCAAGTGCATTTACTCCTGAATCTTGGAAAAAAAACATCCCATTCTCAGAGTCACACTCGTCCTCTATTTCTGCCACTTCAAATACGGTTGGAAAAGTTTCCGGGTTCAATTTTGATAAAAGCTGGCCTGAAAATAATGTTCCAGCAGTGCCCAAGTTTAGTAGTTCTCGTGATTCTCTGTCTCCTCCTACTATTAAAACACCATCGGTTTCTTCAGCATCATTATCTGTCTCGTCCTTAGCTTTGCCTACAGCAGCAGTGTCAGCGACATTAAGCAATACTATGACTAGTTCAAACTTTAGTATAGATTCTAATCACATGTCAACATCTTCAGCATCAAATTCTCTTCACTTATCTAATCAGGTCCCTAAACAAACGTTGTCCCCGTTACCTAATCCCCTTTCCTTGAACTCAACTTTGGAGTCGCCTAAATCGGAGATTCAACCATCTGCTGTACCTGATTTAAAGACTAATTCAGATGTTGCTGCAAAAGTGGCCACTCAGCTAAATGAGCCTCTAAATGGTCAATCTGAAATGAAGCTTGGATCTTCAAGAAACTTCAGTCCTACTAATGAACAGCCTGCCAAGAATATAACTAGTTCTGATATCAATATTGCCTCAGTTTCTCAATCAGAAAGGCCTTCAGATGCACCTCTGCAACTTTCAACTTCTTTTCTTACTTCTGCTAGTGTTTCAAGCGGGAAAAATGGGGGCTTGGATTTTGGACTTTCTCAGGAAGATGAGATGGAGGAAGAAGCTCCTGAGACAAGTAACTCAACGGAACTTAGTTTGGGAAGCCTTGGCGGTTTCGGAATTGGCTCAACCCCTAACCCATCAGTTCCTAAATCAAATCCATTTGGGGGTTCATTTAATAATGTATCAACAAGTTTATCAAGCTCTACAAATCCATTATCAGTTCCCAGTGGAGAGTTGTTTCGACCAGCATCTTTTACATTCCCAAGCACTCCAGCATCTGCGCCAGCTCTGTCAACAAATTCAGGTGCATTTTCTGGGGGTTTTGGTGTTGGGGCAACTGTTCCTGCACAAGCTCCAAGTCCATTTGGGCAACCAGCACAAGTTGGATCAGGGCAGCAGGTTCTTGGATCAGTTCTTGGTTCTTTTGGACAATCAAGGCAACTTGGCAGTGCTCTTCCTGGAAGTGGTTTTGCATCTCCCCCTGGTTTTGGTGGTGGATTTGCTGCCAGTAATAATACTGGTGGATTTTCAAATGCTGCTGTTGGTGGAGGGTTTGCTGGTAGAACATCAGCAGGTGGAGGGTTTGCTGCCATAGCATCCACAGGTGGAGGCTTTGCAAGCGTTACATCCACAGGTAGTGGATTTGGTGGATTTGCCGGTGCTGCTCCTGCTGGTGGTGGATTTGCCGGTGCTGCTCCAGCTGGTGGTGGATTTGCCGGTGCTGCTCCCGCTGGTGGTGGGTTTGCCGGTGCTGCTCCAGCTGGTGGTGGATTTGCCGGTGCTGCTCCCGCtggtggtggttttggtgctgctgcTACTTCAACTGGTGGATTTGCAGGAGCCGGTTCTGGTGGTGGGTTCGGAGCATTTAACAGCCAAGGAAGTGGTGGTTTTTCTGCTTTTAGTAATGCTGGAGGTAACAAACCACCTGAGTTGTTCACGCAGATGAGAAAGTAG
- the LOC127098611 gene encoding nuclear pore complex protein NUP214 isoform X3, which produces MTAVKIEEFEGDVVPTTDHFFVKIGEPVPLNSDDSNFDLQTPPSQPLSLSERFRLTFVAHSSGFYVVKTKDLIDSAKGSGSSVEELSLVDVPIGRVRILAVSTDNSLLAAAVAGDIRFYSVDSFLNKEVKLSFSCSLNDSAFVKDMRWTTSSKSSYVVLSNTGQLYHGEAGFPLKHVIDSVEAVDWCVKGTLVAVARKNVLSILSTKFEEKVSIPLPFRSWIGDSEENVSVKVDSVKCVRPDSIIIGCFQLTEDGQEENYLIQVISSKLGEISDDCSELVVQSFYDNYPLLVDDIVSPGSGPYLLLAYLEQCQLVINANMKNTDNHISLLGWSEDDDKSEAAIVDKLEIDRSKWIPKIELQANEDDNLLLGLCIDKVSIYQKVGIQLGANEEKTELSPYCVLMCLTLDGKLVLFHVASLAGGKVSPEVDSTEHDEKDAPVKLPVDESSIFSHGLQKKEHELGQDVEVRPFAEGYTEYPEVGSATSVQSLKSDVLQRVLSVDVKQVNDNHDNSSRDSQRASHLLPGGTFSFSKNSNVTSVSGSSYVDGSGYQNKKYTMGATNANTPNVPGSIGGKPFFVKDANVESPATYSAANVPGSTGGKPFHVKDVNVESPGVYSASRPVQSGGQLTSVGAESSHLSLLGNSTTGKSSIRKFHPSDEQHINEMTKELDLLLKSVEEAGGFRDACTRSLQSSIEEVERNMDTLSKQCKIRMGQVDQHLEEVHYLLNNTIQVVARKVYLEDIYKQACDSRYWDLWNRQKLNSELELKRQHILSLNQDLTNQLVELERHFNALELNKFSQYGGHHIGRGASQNRYGPSRHIQSLHSLQNAIRSQLVAAESLSECLSKQMTTLSLRSPTEEQKNVKELFETIGIPYDASFGSPDTKVLMKTPSSKKLLFSDLTSSKEKSKRVQGSYMKSCEPETARRRRDSLDQSWTCSEPPKTIIKRMLLQDLQKPKWKESPFSKEKIKASMPVQSAPHQMNARIPSAGFLDSHPALKDVSEHSKAFMQDGDLKAHFRVSDSKSHVLQRSNISAVPPRPAFPLSPTIVHGHATESREFAAEKLNVKKFDSSSNSESKPFSLTEMPQKFSISTRSTTETPSSLFKSSAVPITNSTMATGTSFTTGDKLSSAFTPESWKKNIPFSESHSSSISATSNTVGKVSGFNFDKSWPENNVPAVPKFSSSRDSLSPPTIKTPSVSSASLSVSSLALPTAAVSATLSNTMTSSNFSIDSNHMSTSSASNSLHLSNQVPKQTLSPLPNPLSLNSTLESPKSEIQPSAVPDLKTNSDVAAKVATQLNEPLNGQSEMKLGSSRNFSPTNEQPAKNITSSDINIASVSQSERPSDAPLQLSTSFLTSASVSSGKNGGLDFGLSQEDEMEEEAPETSNSTELSLGSLGGFGIGSTPNPSVPKSNPFGGSFNNVSTSLSSSTNPLSVPSGELFRPASFTFPSTPASAPALSTNSGAFSGGFGVGATVPAQAPSPFGQPAQVGSGQQVLGSVLGSFGQSRQLGSALPGSGFASPPGFGGGFAASNNTGGFSNAAVGGGFAGRTSAGGGFAAIASTGGGFASVTSTGSGFGGFAGAAPAGGGFAGAAPAGGGFAGAAPAGGGFAGAAPAGGGFAGAAPAGGGFGAAATSTGGFAGAGSGGGFGAFNSQGSGGFSAFSNAGGNKPPELFTQMRK; this is translated from the exons ATGACGGCCGTCAAGATCGAAGAGTTCGAAGGAGACGTAGTTCCAACTACCGACCACTTCTTCGTCAAGATTGGAGAACCTGTTCCTTTGAACTCCGATGACTCTAACTTTGATCTCCAAACTCCACCTTCTCAACCTCTCTCACTCTCCGAACGCTTTCGTCTCACTTTTGTTGCTCATTCTTCCG GTTTTTATGTTGTGAAGACGAAAGACCTTATTGATTCTGCTAAAGGAAGTGGCTCTTCCGTGGAAGAGTTGAGTcttgttgatgttcctattggTAGAGTTCGTATATTGGCTGTTTCTACTGATAATTCATTGCTTGCTGCTGCTGTTGCCGGTGATATTAGGTTTTACTCTGTTGATAGCTTTCTCAATAAG GAAGTGAAGCTATCCTTTTCCTGTTCACTCAATGATTCAGCCTTTGTCAAGGACATGCGATGGACAACATCATCAAAAAGTTCTTATGTTGTTCTTTCAAATACTGGGCAATTATACCATGGCGAGGCTGGTTTTCCTCTTAAACACGTGATAGACAGTGTTGAAGCTG TTGATTGGTGTGTAAAAGGGACACTAGTTGCCGTGGCTAGAAAAAATGTTCTGAGCATTTTATCCACTAAGTTTGAAGAAAAGGTTTCAATTCCACTACCCTTCAGATCTTGGATTGGCGACTCTGAGGAAAATGTCAGTGTAAAAG TTGATTCTGTCAAGTGTGTTCGACCGGACTCCATTATAATTGGATGCTTTCAACTTACTGAAGATGGACAGGAGGAAAATTATCTTATCCAAGTTATTAGCAGCAAGCTTGGTGAAATTTCTGAT GATTGTTCTGAATTAGTTGTCCAATCATTCTATGATAATTACCCACTACTTGTTGATGATATTGTATCCCCTGGAAGTGGGCCCTACCTTTTATTGGCTTATTTAGAACAATG CCAACTTGTGATCAATGCCAACATGAAGAATACAGATAACCACATTAGCTTGCTTGGTTGGTCAGAAGATGATGATAAGAGTGAAGCAGCAATTGTTGATAAACTTGAAATTGACCGATCAAAGTGGATTCCAAAAATTGAGCTTCAAG CAAATGAAGATGATAATCTTCTCTTGGGATTATGTATTGATAAAGTTTCAATATATCAAAAAGTTGGAATTCAACTTGGTGCAAATGAGGAAAAAACTGAGCTCTCACCTTATTGTGTTCTTATGTGTCTCACACTGGATGGGAAACTTGTTTTGTTTCATGTTGCCAG TCTTGCAGGAGGTAAAGTTTCACCTGAGGTTGATTCTACTGAGCATGATGAGAAAGACGCTCCTGTAAAGCTACCTGTTGATGAAAGCTCCATCTTTTCTCATGGATTGCAGAAAAAGGAACATGAATTGGGTCAG GATGTTGAAGTTAGGCCTTTTGCTGAAGGTTATACTGAGTACCCTGAAGTGGGATCAGCAACAAGTGTACAGTCTTTGAAGTCTGATGTGCTGCAAAGGGTTCTAAGTGTAGATGTGAAGCAAGTTAATGATAATCACGATAATAGTTCACGAGACTCGCAAAGAGCTTCTCATCTATTGCCTGGTGGAACATTTTCGTTCTCCAAAAACTCTAATGTGACTTCAGTTTCAGGTTCAAGTTATGTTGATGGTAGTGGttatcaaaataaaaaatataccATGGGTGCTACAAATGCCAACACTCCAAACGTTCCTGGTAGCATAGGTGGAAAGCCTTTTTTTGTAAAGGATGCAAATGTTGAATCTCCTGCTACCTATTCTGCTGCAAATGTTCCTGGTAGCACTGGTGGAAAGCCTTTTCATGTAAAGGATGTGAATGTTGAATCTCCTGGCGTCTACTCTGCCAGTAGGCCTGTTCAGAGTGGTGGACAACTAACTTCCGTAGGAGCAGAAAGTTCACATTTGTCATTACTCGGAAACTCTACAACTGGAAAGTCATCTATACGAAAGTTTCATCCTTCTGATGAGCAGCAT ATTAATGAGATGACCAAAGAACTGGATCTGCTTTTAAAGTCAGTAGAAGAGGCTGGAGGCTTTAGAGATGCTTGCACCAGGTCGCTACAAAGTTCAATTGAGGAAGTGGAGCGCAACATGGACACTCTATCTAAACAATGCAAAATACGGATG GGCCAAGTGGATCAACATCTTGAGGAGGTTCATTATCTTCTTAACAATACAATACAAG TCGTGGCAAGAAAAGTATACTTGGAAGACATATATAAGCAAGCCTGTGATAGCCGATATTGGGACCTATGGAATAGGCAAAAGTTGAATTCAGAACTAGAGCTAAAGCGACAGCATATACTGAGTCTGAATCAG GATTTAACTAATCAGTTAGTTGAATTGGAGAGACATTTCAATGCCCTTGAACTGAACAAATTCAGTCAATATGGTGGCCATCACATTGGTCGCGGAGCTTCACAAAATAGATATGGACCTTCAAG GCACATTCAGTCACTGCATAGTTTACAGAATGCAATCAGGTCGCAACTTGTAGCTGCAGAGAGTCTCTCTGAATGCCTTTCAAAACAGATGACTACATTGAGTTTAAGGTCCCCAACTGAGGAGCAAAAGAATGTGAAAGAGCTCTTTGAAACAATAGGAATTCCCTATGACGCTTCTTTTGGCTCTCCAGATACAAAAGTTCTTATGAAGACTCCTTCTAGTAAGAAGCTCTTGTTTTCTGATTTGACTAGTAGTAAAGAAAAATCCAAGAGAGTTCAAGGCAGTTATATGAAGAGTTGTGAACCAGAAACAGCTAGGAGGAGGAGAGACTCACTTGACCAG AGTTGGACCTGTTCTGAACCTCCTAAAACTATCATCAAAAGGATGCTGCTGCAAGACCTCCAGAAACCGAAGTGGAAAGAATCACcattttcaaaagaaaaaattaaagCTTCCATGCCAGTGCAATCCGCTCCTCATCAAATGAATGCCAGAATTCCCTCAG CAGGCTTTCTGGATTCCCATCCAGCACTTAAAGACGTGTCAGAACACTCAAAGGCATTTATGCAGGATGGCGACCTCAAAGCACACTTTAGAGTTTCAGATTCCAAGTCTCATGTTTTGCAAAGAAGTAATATCTCTGCAGTTCCCCCACGTCCTGCATTCCCCTTGTCACCTACAATTGTGCATGGTCATGCTACAGAATCGAGAGAATTTGCTGCCGAAAAATTGAATGTTAAAAAATTTGATTCAAGTTCGAATAGTGAGAGCAAGCCTTTTTCACTCACGGAAATGCCCCAAAAGTTCTCAATATCTACCCGCTCAACCACAGAAACACCTTCATCTTTGTTTAAATCAAGTGCAGTGCCCATTACAAACAGTACAATGGCTACGGGTACAAGTTTCACAACGGGAGACAAACTTTCAAGTGCATTTACTCCTGAATCTTGGAAAAAAAACATCCCATTCTCAGAGTCACACTCGTCCTCTATTTCTGCCACTTCAAATACGGTTGGAAAAGTTTCCGGGTTCAATTTTGATAAAAGCTGGCCTGAAAATAATGTTCCAGCAGTGCCCAAGTTTAGTAGTTCTCGTGATTCTCTGTCTCCTCCTACTATTAAAACACCATCGGTTTCTTCAGCATCATTATCTGTCTCGTCCTTAGCTTTGCCTACAGCAGCAGTGTCAGCGACATTAAGCAATACTATGACTAGTTCAAACTTTAGTATAGATTCTAATCACATGTCAACATCTTCAGCATCAAATTCTCTTCACTTATCTAATCAGGTCCCTAAACAAACGTTGTCCCCGTTACCTAATCCCCTTTCCTTGAACTCAACTTTGGAGTCGCCTAAATCGGAGATTCAACCATCTGCTGTACCTGATTTAAAGACTAATTCAGATGTTGCTGCAAAAGTGGCCACTCAGCTAAATGAGCCTCTAAATGGTCAATCTGAAATGAAGCTTGGATCTTCAAGAAACTTCAGTCCTACTAATGAACAGCCTGCCAAGAATATAACTAGTTCTGATATCAATATTGCCTCAGTTTCTCAATCAGAAAGGCCTTCAGATGCACCTCTGCAACTTTCAACTTCTTTTCTTACTTCTGCTAGTGTTTCAAGCGGGAAAAATGGGGGCTTGGATTTTGGACTTTCTCAGGAAGATGAGATGGAGGAAGAAGCTCCTGAGACAAGTAACTCAACGGAACTTAGTTTGGGAAGCCTTGGCGGTTTCGGAATTGGCTCAACCCCTAACCCATCAGTTCCTAAATCAAATCCATTTGGGGGTTCATTTAATAATGTATCAACAAGTTTATCAAGCTCTACAAATCCATTATCAGTTCCCAGTGGAGAGTTGTTTCGACCAGCATCTTTTACATTCCCAAGCACTCCAGCATCTGCGCCAGCTCTGTCAACAAATTCAGGTGCATTTTCTGGGGGTTTTGGTGTTGGGGCAACTGTTCCTGCACAAGCTCCAAGTCCATTTGGGCAACCAGCACAAGTTGGATCAGGGCAGCAGGTTCTTGGATCAGTTCTTGGTTCTTTTGGACAATCAAGGCAACTTGGCAGTGCTCTTCCTGGAAGTGGTTTTGCATCTCCCCCTGGTTTTGGTGGTGGATTTGCTGCCAGTAATAATACTGGTGGATTTTCAAATGCTGCTGTTGGTGGAGGGTTTGCTGGTAGAACATCAGCAGGTGGAGGGTTTGCTGCCATAGCATCCACAGGTGGAGGCTTTGCAAGCGTTACATCCACAGGTAGTGGATTTGGTGGATTTGCCGGTGCTGCTCCTGCTGGTGGTGGATTTGCCGGTGCTGCTCCAGCTGGTGGTGGATTTGCCGGTGCTGCTCCCGCTGGTGGTGGGTTTGCCGGTGCTGCTCCAGCTGGTGGTGGATTTGCCGGTGCTGCTCCCGCtggtggtggttttggtgctgctgcTACTTCAACTGGTGGATTTGCAGGAGCCGGTTCTGGTGGTGGGTTCGGAGCATTTAACAGCCAAGGAAGTGGTGGTTTTTCTGCTTTTAGTAATGCTGGAGGTAACAAACCACCTGAGTTGTTCACGCAGATGAGAAAGTAG